Sequence from the bacterium genome:
AAGCTGCAGGAAACCTGCGGCAAATAATAGAAAGGAAAAAATGTCGGATTTTACCGGAATGGGCGGTGCCCTGACCGTCTGTGTGATTTCCCAGAGCATAGTCTTCATCGCCCTGGCCATAATGGCCGGGGTGATATATATGGCGGGAATCATGGCCGGCAGAAATGACCAGCCGCTGGTCCATCCCCTGGGAGGCCCGGCGCCTGAGATCCCGGCAGTATATGTGAATGAGGCCGGGGACGAGGAGGAACTGGCCGCCATAGTGATGGGAGCATTATCGGCGGAGCTTGGCGCCGAACCCGGTTCTTCCGCCAACTCCCAGCCGGAGAGGAATGCCTCCGGCCCGGAAAGCTCGTGGAGGATAGTCTCGCTGCAGGAAGCGGCCCAAAGGAGCAACCTGAAATGAGCATCATTTTTGAACACCTGTCAAAGCTGATCCAGATGTCCGGGATGACGAATCTCTCCCTGGGCAACGGCATCATGATCCTGGTCTCGCTGGTGCTGGTGTACCTGGCGATCTTCAAGGGCTTCGAACCGCTGCTGCTGCTGCCCATCGGTTTCGGGGCCTTTTTGGCCAACCTGCCGCTGTCCAACGTGGTGGGGCCCGAGGGCCTGCTGACCATGATCTACAATGTGGGCGTTTCCACCGAGGTGCTGCCCACCATGATGTTCATGGTGATAGGCGCCCTCACGGATTTCGGTCCGCTGCTGGCCAATCCCATCACCTTTCTCTTGGGCGCGGCCGCCCAGTTCGGAGTGTTTGCCGCCCTGCTGATAGCGGTATCGCTGGGTTTCAGTCTGCCCGAGGCGGCCGCCATCGGCATCATCGGCGGGGCCGACGGCCCCACCGCCATCTTTACCGCCGGCAAGCTGGCCCCGCACCTGCTGGGCCCGATCGCGGTGGCGGCCTACACCTACATGTCTCTGGTTCCTCTGATCCAGCCGCCCATCATGCGGCTGATGACCACCAAGAAGGAGCGGACCACCGAGATGAAGCAGCTGCGGCACGTCAGCCACCGGGAGAGGATCGTGTTTCCCATCGCCATCTCCATCATCACCGCCCTGCTGCTGCCCCAAGCCATCGCCCTGATCGGGACCATGATGCTGGGGAACATCATCCGGGAAAGCGGCGTCACCGAGCGGCTTTCCAAGACCCTGCAGAACGAGATGTGCAACATAGTCACCATTTTGCTGGGGGCTTCGGTGGGGTCCACCATGGAGGCCGCCAATTTCCTCAGCCTCTCAACTTTGAAGATCGTGGCCCTGGGGCTGATCGCCTTCGGGTTCAGCACCTTCGGGGGGATGCTGCTGGGAAAACTTTTCTACGTTCTGAGCGGCGGAAAGATCAACCCCCTGATCGGCTCGGCCGGGGTCTCGGCGGTTCCGATGGCGGCCCGGGTGACCCAGGTGGAGGGACAGCGGGAGAACAAGCACAACTTTCTTTTAATGCACGCCATGGGGCCCAACGTGGCCGGGGTGCTGGGAACGGCCATGGCGGCCGGGGTGCTGATCTCGCTGTTAAAGTAGATTGATAGTCCCCGTCGGCCGGGATAAAACGGGGACCTTTATGGGACGCAGATCCCCGCAGATTATGTTGATTTATTTTTGGTAATGTTTAGTCAAACTTGAAATAGCACCAATTAACATAAAAATTCCTGCATTCATGCCTGTCCGCCGTAGCAACAGCGACCGCTTACGCTATTATATTTACCGCCGCGTGCGCCTTAGCTATAGCGGTGGCGCAAGGCAGAGTTTCCTTATAGATGAAATCTTTTAAAATAAATTTATAGAAGGGCGAAAAAATGTCTCACGGAAAAGTACGGTTCAACACTTTGGCGGTGCACGGGGGCGGGATGCAGGACCTGAGCAAGATTAAGCCGGTCTCCATGCCGATCTACCAGTCCTCGGAGTTCGTCTTCAATTCGGCCGAGCACGGCGCGGCGGTGATGTCCGGCCAGGAGCCGGGCTTTGTTTATTCCCGGCTGGGCAACCCCACCTGCCAGGATTTTGAAAAGCGGCTGGCCCTGCTGGAAGGAACCGACGACGGCCTTTCCTTCGCCTCGGGCATGGCGGCCATCGCGGCCATCGTCTTCACCTACTGCCGCCCCGGAGACAACATCATCTCCTCGGCCCCCATCTACGGCGGCACCTTCGGGCTGTTCAAGGACCTGTTGCCCAAGATGAACATCGAGATCATCTACGTTCCGGCCAACGACATCCACAACCTGCTGGACAAGAAGATCAACGACCGGACCAGGCTGGTCTACCTGGAAACCCCGGCCAATCCTACTTTGGACGTGGTGGACCTGGTTGAGACGATCAAAGTTGCAAAACAGCATAAGGTGATAGTCGCGGTGGACAACACCTTTGCCACGCCCTGCCTGCAGCAGCCGATCCAGATGGGAGCCGACATCGTGATGCACTCGGCCACCAAGTACATCTGCGGACACGGCGACACCACCGGCGGAGTGGTGGTGGCCTCCAAGGCCGAGATCGACAAGATGAAGCCCATCGCCTACAAGAACCTGGGCGGCAGCATGGCGCCCTTCACCGCCTGGCTGATGTCCCGCGGCCTGCAGACCCTGCCTTTGCGGGTGGAGCGCCATTCCCAGAATGCCATGATCATCGCCAAGTTCCTGGAGAAGCATCCCAAGGTGGAAAAGACCTGCTATCCCGGCCTGGAGTCCTGTCCTTCCCACGCAGTGGCCAAGAAGCAGATGAGCGGCGGTTACGGCGGGGTGCTGGCCATCGACATCAAGGGCGGGCGCGAGGCCGGCCGGAAGTTCCAGAACAACCTCAAACTCTGCAAGCTGGCGGTCAGCCTGGGCAGCGTGGACACCCTGGTCACCCACCCGGCCTCCACCACCCACCTGTCCTATTCCGAGTCCGACCTGGCGGCGCTGGGGATGACCCCGGGTTTTGTGCGGATCGCGGTGGGCATCGAGGACCCCCAGGATGTGATCGAGGATCTGGACCAGGCGCTCTCCAATATCTGAAGCCTTAATGCTGAAGATCCGAAGATCCGAAACTGAGAAGATAAGAGCAATAACACATAACCAGTCTTAGCCTCACAAGTTCACACCTTCTGATCTTCTGAGAGAAGCGCCTGTAGCT
This genomic interval carries:
- a CDS encoding aminotransferase class I/II-fold pyridoxal phosphate-dependent enzyme produces the protein MSHGKVRFNTLAVHGGGMQDLSKIKPVSMPIYQSSEFVFNSAEHGAAVMSGQEPGFVYSRLGNPTCQDFEKRLALLEGTDDGLSFASGMAAIAAIVFTYCRPGDNIISSAPIYGGTFGLFKDLLPKMNIEIIYVPANDIHNLLDKKINDRTRLVYLETPANPTLDVVDLVETIKVAKQHKVIVAVDNTFATPCLQQPIQMGADIVMHSATKYICGHGDTTGGVVVASKAEIDKMKPIAYKNLGGSMAPFTAWLMSRGLQTLPLRVERHSQNAMIIAKFLEKHPKVEKTCYPGLESCPSHAVAKKQMSGGYGGVLAIDIKGGREAGRKFQNNLKLCKLAVSLGSVDTLVTHPASTTHLSYSESDLAALGMTPGFVRIAVGIEDPQDVIEDLDQALSNI
- a CDS encoding OadG family protein translates to MSDFTGMGGALTVCVISQSIVFIALAIMAGVIYMAGIMAGRNDQPLVHPLGGPAPEIPAVYVNEAGDEEELAAIVMGALSAELGAEPGSSANSQPERNASGPESSWRIVSLQEAAQRSNLK
- a CDS encoding sodium ion-translocating decarboxylase subunit beta, whose product is MSIIFEHLSKLIQMSGMTNLSLGNGIMILVSLVLVYLAIFKGFEPLLLLPIGFGAFLANLPLSNVVGPEGLLTMIYNVGVSTEVLPTMMFMVIGALTDFGPLLANPITFLLGAAAQFGVFAALLIAVSLGFSLPEAAAIGIIGGADGPTAIFTAGKLAPHLLGPIAVAAYTYMSLVPLIQPPIMRLMTTKKERTTEMKQLRHVSHRERIVFPIAISIITALLLPQAIALIGTMMLGNIIRESGVTERLSKTLQNEMCNIVTILLGASVGSTMEAANFLSLSTLKIVALGLIAFGFSTFGGMLLGKLFYVLSGGKINPLIGSAGVSAVPMAARVTQVEGQRENKHNFLLMHAMGPNVAGVLGTAMAAGVLISLLK